In Papaver somniferum cultivar HN1 chromosome 1, ASM357369v1, whole genome shotgun sequence, a genomic segment contains:
- the LOC113279797 gene encoding F-box protein CPR1-like, protein MRKNSFSIMLIDGEKRLYSLENDSLSSSLSDGIEGHVTKIRCPIISLDCNLKKVNFAGSCNGLFFLLREEALYGEETDNFWLWNPCLWNPSTQEFKYLQRLGFPVNERACVLHRGYGFGYDAETDNYKCVRIFIYSIDSHSHVHIYSLRSNTWKLMHIPYKLSTDDRYFRAPNGVFCNGALHWFVIKDYGRSLQVLMAINMPDEGIREIPQPESVEELGYVKHVDVLDGYLCILCRNSAAYEAWLMKDYGMRESWTKAYNIPRLTLEVGTQTFVDMKKIECLKTGEILLEVQYNSFKIAALVLYDPKNETATYLKVYKNFGDYSVLRSVSVRYVKSLVKLSSKDNERKDGQQSTIHIRD, encoded by the coding sequence ATGAGGAAGAATAGCTTTAGTATTATGCTAATAGACGGCGAAAAAAGATTATACTCTTTAGAAAATGATTCATTGTCATCATCATTATCTGATGGTATCGAAGGCCATGTTACGAAGATTCGCTGCCCAATCATTTCCTTGGACTGTAATCTTAAGAAAGTTAATTTTGCGGGTTCTTGTAATGGCTTGTTTTTCCTGCTTCGAGAAGAGGCCCTGTATGGAGAAGAGACCGATAATTTTTGGTTGTGGAACCCATGTTTGTGGAATCCATCTACCCAAGAGTTCAAATATCTACAAAGACTTGGATTTCCAGTGAATGAGAGGGCCTGCGTTTTACACAGAGGATATGGGTTTGGTTATGATGCTGAGACTGATAATTACAAGTGTGTACGTATTTTCATTTATTCAATCGATAGCCATTCTCATGTTCACATCTATTCGCTCAGATCGAATACATGGAAATTAATGCATATTCCATATAAATTGAGCACTGATGACAGATACTTTCGAGCACCAAATGGGGTCTTTTGTAATGGAGCTCTACATTGGTTCGTAATTAAGGATTACGGTCGTTCTCTCCAAGTCTTAATGGCTATTAATATGCCAGATGAGGGAATCAGAGAAATTCCACAACCAGAGAGTGTAGAGGAATTAGGATACGTTAAACATGTTGATGTCTTGGACGGGTATCTTTGCATTCTTTGTAGGAATTCTGCTGCTTACGAAGCATGGCTAATGAAGGATTATGGAATGAGAGAATCATGGACAAAAGCATACAACATTCCGAGACTGACATTAGAAGTTGGAACACAAACATTTGTGGACATGAAGAAGATTGAGTGCTTAAAAACTGGTGAGATTCTACTTGAGGTTCAGTACAACTCTTTCAAGATAGCAGCCTTGGTGTTATACGACCCAAAGAATGAGACGGCTACGTATTTGAAAGTGTATAAAAACTTTGGGGATTATTCAGTCTTACGATCAGTATCCGTTAGGTATGTGAAGAGCTTAGTCAAACTTAGCTCTAAGGATAATGAAAGAAAGGATGGCCAACAGAGCACTATCCATATAAGGGATTGA
- the LOC113279865 gene encoding F-box/kelch-repeat protein At3g23880-like translates to MTITSSCGTHVYGTHIPMSSNIYQDLDFPVRKSCVLCRGHGFGYDAKSDDYKCIRIFIYSADIQSQVHIYSFRSNTWKLMHIPYKLITEADNYVRAPNGVFCNGALHWFARTYGSSKDLLLAFNIGDEGIREIPQPENLGVENFGPRKHVDVLDRCICILYSNSTMFEVWLMKDMG, encoded by the coding sequence ATGACGATCACTTCTAGTTGTGGAACCCATGTTTATGGAACCCATATACCCATGAGTTCAAATATCTACCAAGACCTGGATTTTCCAGTGAGGAAGAGTTGCGTTCTATGCAGAGGACATGGGTTTGGTTATGATGCAAAGAGTGATGATTACAAGTGTATACGTATTTTCATTTATTCAGCCGACATCCAATCTCAAGTTCACATCTATTCATTCAGATCAAATACATGGAAATTAATGCATATTCCATATAAATTGATCACTGAGGCAGACAACTATGTCCGAGCGCCAAATGGAGTCTTTTGTAATGGAGCTCTACATTGGTTCGCAAGGACATACGGTTCCTCCAAAGACTTATTATTAGCTTTTAATATCGGAGACGAGGGAATCAGAGAAATTCCACAGCCAGAAAACTTGGGTGTCGAAAATTTTGGACCCCGTAAACATGTTGATGTGTTGGATAGGTGTATTTGCATTCTTTATAGTAATTCTACTATGTTCGAAGTATGGTTAATGAAGGATATGGGATGA
- the LOC113327268 gene encoding purine permease 3-like yields MATSTPLNMEAPEILGTTQNGNSKTHVEKPTKTKNWLMIIINSAFVTIGLVGGPLLIRLYYLHGGNRKWLTSCLQSAGFPILIFPLTFLFIQSKLSTESPSFWLEPKLSLWSAIIGILFGLINFMYSSGLSYIPVSTSSLLLATQLCFVAFFSWLFVKQKFTAFIINAVVVMTLGSVLLGINTDGDRPVGVSKAQYLTGFLTTLGAAALAGLMMPLIELGFSKAVRDLNYSSLLQFQFIFSSSSTIFCVIGMLVNKDFQVIPREANEFELGKAMYYILMVLTAITWQLLNVGIVGVISYASALFYGILTSVLVPFTGVAAVIFYHESFTGLKGMALALCLWGFCSYFYGEYKMMSKKVINNGNPETIEKDENEPKRLDDLGEP; encoded by the exons ATGGCTACTTCAACGCCATTGAATATGGAAGCACCCGAGATTCTAGGAACGACCCAAAATGGGAATTCAAAAACTCATGTAGAAAAACCAACCAAAACCAAAAACTGGCTGATGATCATTATAAATTCCGCGTTTGTTACTATTGGTCTAGTAGGAGGTCCTCTCTTAATAAGACTATACTATCTTCATGGTGGTAATCGTAAATGGCTTACTAGTTGTTTACAATCTGCTGGTTTTCCCATTCTCATATTTCCTCTCACGTTTCTCTTCATTCAATCGAAATTATCCACCGAGTCGCCATCTTTTTGGTTGGAACCGAAGCTTTCTCTGTGGAGTGCCATCATCGGGATTTTGTTTGGTCTTATTAATTTTATGTATTCGTCGGGTTTATCCTATATTCCTGTATCAACTTCATCCCTTCTCTTGGCAACTCAACTATGTTTTGTTGCATTTTTTTCATGGTTGTTTGTGAAGCAAAAATTTACAGCATTTATCATAAATGCAGTGGTTGTTATGACACTTGGATCAGTTTTGCTGGGTATTAATACTGATGGGGACAGGCCAgttggtgtatcaaaagctcagTATTTGACAGGGTTTCTTACGACGTTGGGTGCTGCTGCCTTAGCTGGGTTAATGATGCCTCTCATTGAACTTGGTTTCAGCAAAGCTGTTAGAGACCTTAATTATTCAAGTTTGTTGCAGTTCCAGTtcattttttcctcttcttcaacCATCTTTTGCGTCATTGGGATGCTAGTAAATAAGGATTTCCAG GTCATACCAAGAGAAGCAAATGAGTTTGAACTTGGCAAAGCCATGTATTATATCTTGATGGTCTTGACAGCAATAACATGGCAGTTGTTAAATGTTGGAATAGTCGGTGTAATCTCATATGCGAGTGCTCTTTTTTATGGCATACTCACATCAGTCCTGGTACCATTTACAGGAGTAGCAGCCGTAATATTTTACCATGAAAGTTTCACTGGATTAAAAGGAATGGCATTGGCATTATGTCTTTGGGGTTTTTGTTCTTACTTTTATGGAGAATACAAGATGATGTCGAAGAAGGTAATCAATAATGGAAACCCGGAGACAATTGAAAAAGACGAAAATGAGCCAAAAAGATTGGATGATCTTGGAGAACCATAA